From the Opitutia bacterium genome, one window contains:
- a CDS encoding alpha/beta hydrolase fold domain-containing protein, whose protein sequence is MNLRTLLAGLTRPSRFAVAALAWLCASGTLCAGTGDEPRAVPTFQCVGLYWRTPEGDATRECRVRYRETGTETWQAALPLWFDPHEHASAPERSREYRGSIVGLKSGTSYEVELALASGTAQQLRFTTWSDQPKIARVVTLPEKIEGIYTIREGGSAVEGYVVYAPAPGRTVEIDGRGVDDVNVRVEASHVIVRGLVLRNARRHGIDLGAVSDVIIEHCDISGWGEDIEDGFGRDFDSAIYHRTEDGEPRTLRRVVIQHNRLHHPRSNSNSWLQARPTNRNSRHPMGPQGITFVNGDGEIVVRHNRIYSDFEHMFNDAMGEFHNFGYTGFPGRDSDVYGNRVSHCWDDGLEIEGANMNVRVWANVIDWTFDGIGGAATALGPCYIFRNVYLHSRRGPGDSETALRGQYFLKLGSDPKRALTARGRMYVFHNTVLQPRDANGKPAGAERGLYLTSKEKHQTNIVSRNNLLWLRDEKGAAVFDGQKSPENDFDHDLLNGSVSAAPGSEAHGIVATPVLGAPLDVRRAWSMTLQPGTPGHDAGVPLPNFNEGFSGAAPDIGAFEAGRGLSADFPAATSEATDTTTAVGVTVRPEVAFLAADRAERLDVYLPGGWTAEAKLPTMVWIHGGGWTGGDKAAARDRNVCHALAAGGYVTVSINYRLGAGAWPQNLEDVKNAVRYVRAHAAQLGVDPARIALGGGSAGGHLALMAAYTADADKWEPAQPWPGVSSRVACVVDLYGITDVRAWLAAPAEQAKANRSRTNHAVFAAVGSAVPPDVSPLAHVTASSPPTLILHGRADRTVDAAQSVALAEALQARGVPHELLLLDGVGHTFDFDGWNHRPLPQDVRPVVFGFLSRHLSQR, encoded by the coding sequence ATGAATCTACGAACTCTCCTGGCCGGCCTGACGCGGCCGTCCCGTTTCGCCGTCGCGGCCCTGGCCTGGCTTTGTGCGAGCGGCACCCTTTGCGCTGGCACCGGCGACGAGCCGCGGGCCGTGCCCACGTTCCAGTGTGTCGGTCTCTACTGGCGCACGCCGGAGGGAGACGCGACTCGTGAATGCCGGGTGCGCTACCGCGAGACCGGCACCGAGACGTGGCAGGCGGCGCTGCCGCTCTGGTTCGATCCGCACGAGCACGCGTCCGCTCCCGAACGCAGTCGCGAATACCGCGGCAGCATCGTGGGGCTCAAGTCCGGCACGAGCTACGAAGTCGAACTGGCTCTCGCGAGCGGCACGGCGCAGCAGCTGCGCTTCACGACGTGGAGCGATCAGCCGAAGATCGCACGCGTCGTGACGTTGCCGGAGAAGATCGAGGGCATCTACACGATCCGCGAAGGCGGTTCCGCGGTGGAAGGCTATGTGGTCTACGCGCCGGCGCCGGGCCGCACGGTCGAGATCGACGGTCGCGGGGTCGATGATGTGAACGTCCGCGTGGAGGCTTCACACGTCATTGTTCGCGGACTGGTTCTTCGCAACGCCCGACGGCACGGCATCGATCTGGGTGCCGTGAGCGATGTCATCATCGAGCACTGCGACATCTCCGGCTGGGGTGAGGATATCGAGGACGGCTTCGGACGGGATTTCGACTCGGCCATCTACCACCGCACGGAAGACGGCGAGCCGCGGACCTTGCGTCGCGTCGTGATTCAGCACAACCGGCTGCATCACCCACGGTCGAACTCGAATTCGTGGCTGCAGGCGCGTCCGACCAACCGCAACAGCCGCCATCCGATGGGGCCGCAAGGCATCACGTTCGTCAACGGCGACGGCGAAATCGTCGTGCGGCACAACCGCATCTACTCGGACTTCGAACACATGTTCAACGACGCCATGGGTGAGTTCCACAACTTCGGCTACACGGGTTTTCCGGGACGCGATTCCGATGTCTACGGCAACCGCGTGTCGCATTGCTGGGACGACGGACTCGAGATTGAAGGGGCCAACATGAACGTGCGCGTCTGGGCCAACGTGATCGATTGGACGTTCGACGGCATCGGCGGCGCGGCGACGGCGCTCGGTCCCTGCTACATTTTCCGCAACGTCTACCTGCACTCGCGCCGCGGGCCGGGGGACAGTGAGACGGCGCTTCGCGGGCAATATTTCCTCAAGCTCGGCTCCGATCCGAAGCGCGCCCTCACGGCGCGCGGTCGCATGTATGTATTTCACAACACCGTGCTCCAACCGCGTGACGCGAACGGAAAGCCGGCCGGGGCCGAGCGCGGACTCTACCTGACCTCGAAGGAAAAACATCAGACGAACATCGTCAGTCGGAATAACCTGCTCTGGTTGCGCGACGAGAAGGGCGCCGCCGTGTTCGACGGGCAGAAATCCCCGGAGAACGATTTCGATCACGATCTTCTCAACGGTTCCGTTTCGGCCGCGCCGGGCAGCGAGGCACACGGCATTGTGGCGACGCCGGTGCTCGGCGCTCCGCTCGACGTGCGCCGCGCGTGGTCGATGACGCTGCAGCCGGGCACGCCGGGTCACGACGCGGGCGTGCCGTTGCCGAACTTCAACGAGGGTTTCTCGGGAGCGGCGCCCGACATCGGCGCGTTCGAAGCGGGGCGCGGGTTGTCCGCCGATTTTCCCGCGGCCACGAGTGAGGCGACGGATACGACCACGGCGGTGGGCGTCACGGTGCGACCGGAAGTTGCCTTTCTCGCGGCTGATCGCGCTGAACGACTCGACGTGTATCTGCCGGGCGGATGGACGGCGGAAGCAAAACTGCCGACAATGGTGTGGATTCACGGCGGCGGCTGGACCGGCGGCGACAAGGCCGCGGCGCGCGATCGCAACGTCTGTCACGCGCTGGCGGCGGGCGGCTACGTCACCGTGAGCATCAACTACCGCCTCGGCGCCGGCGCGTGGCCGCAGAATCTCGAGGACGTGAAGAACGCGGTGCGCTACGTGCGCGCTCACGCCGCGCAACTCGGCGTCGACCCCGCGCGCATTGCGCTCGGCGGCGGTTCGGCCGGCGGGCATCTGGCGTTGATGGCCGCCTACACGGCGGACGCCGACAAATGGGAACCCGCGCAACCGTGGCCCGGCGTGTCGAGCCGCGTGGCGTGCGTGGTCGATCTCTATGGGATTACTGACGTGCGCGCCTGGCTGGCCGCGCCCGCGGAACAAGCGAAGGCGAACCGCTCCCGCACCAACCACGCGGTGTTCGCCGCGGTGGGATCAGCGGTGCCGCCCGACGTTTCTCCGCTCGCCCACGTGACTGCGAGTTCACCGCCGACGCTGATCCTGCACGGGCGCGCCGACCGCACGGTCGACGCCGCGCAATCCGTCGCGCTCGCCGAGGCTCTGCAGGCCCGCGGCGTGCCGCACGAGTTGCTGCTGCTCGACGGCGTGGGCCACACGTTCGATTTCGATGGCTGGAATCATCGACCGTTGCCGCAGGACGTGCGTCCCGTGGTGTTCGGTTTCCTGAGCCGGCATCTTTCGCAGCGCTGA
- a CDS encoding alpha/beta hydrolase, with protein MRFVSAILGCVVSLFLASPTGVAGEPSVLPDLSYRERASEMKDGDRCRLDLYLPEKGANFPVLVWLHGGGLTGGSKSTDTGRQAARRLAEGGMAVAMVEYRFNPSVSFPAYVDDVAAAIAWVRANIAQHGGNPQRVVLGGHSAGAYLALMVALDEQYLRAHGLDARALVGLVALSGQTSTHFTVREERRLGARLVVDDAAPLFHVGRRPFPFLLLTAGEDLPLRVEENRLLAAALREAGSAVEERVFEGRSHGTIFSRIGTKDDAVAAMIIRFVQNAGPQAEAP; from the coding sequence ATGCGATTCGTCTCTGCGATCCTGGGCTGCGTCGTGTCGCTATTCCTCGCGTCTCCGACCGGGGTCGCGGGTGAGCCGTCGGTGCTGCCGGATCTCTCCTACCGGGAGCGGGCGAGTGAGATGAAGGACGGAGATCGTTGCCGGCTCGATTTGTATCTGCCGGAGAAGGGCGCGAATTTCCCCGTGCTCGTGTGGCTGCATGGCGGCGGGTTGACCGGAGGGAGCAAGAGCACGGACACTGGCCGACAGGCGGCTCGCCGTCTGGCCGAGGGAGGCATGGCCGTCGCGATGGTCGAATATCGATTCAATCCGTCGGTCAGTTTTCCTGCCTACGTGGATGATGTCGCGGCGGCGATCGCTTGGGTGCGGGCGAACATTGCGCAACACGGCGGCAATCCGCAGCGCGTGGTGCTCGGCGGTCATTCGGCCGGCGCTTACCTCGCTCTGATGGTGGCGCTCGACGAGCAATATCTCCGCGCGCATGGCCTCGATGCGCGCGCTCTGGTCGGGCTGGTGGCGTTGAGCGGGCAAACCAGCACCCATTTCACGGTGCGGGAAGAACGCCGCCTGGGCGCGCGGCTCGTGGTCGACGACGCGGCCCCGTTGTTCCATGTCGGACGCCGCCCGTTTCCGTTTCTCCTGCTCACTGCGGGCGAAGACTTGCCGTTGCGCGTCGAGGAAAACCGCTTGCTGGCGGCCGCGCTGCGGGAAGCGGGTTCGGCGGTCGAGGAGCGGGTCTTCGAAGGACGGTCACACGGCACGATCTTCTCGCGGATCGGCACGAAGGACGATGCGGTCGCCGCGATGATCATCCGGTTCGTGCAAAACGCCGGACCCCAGGCGGAGGCGCCCTGA
- a CDS encoding M20/M25/M40 family metallo-hydrolase — protein MRSAWRSATDGSTGAERATRRDQGPRCCGRCATTRRPDHRRNVAVVFTVDEEARMSGARAFAEGALRDFLPTLEGMVVGEPTRLRPVTAHNGVVRWKTSTRGVAAHSSVPAKGRSAISALRPVLAALEDDYARTAEKSHALTGNAAFSVNVIRGGSQVNVIPDRCEIECDRRLVPGEPVREVLAERDRCLAGFAVEHSDLYVVPPLDDARPPQFLGDLQQVLAAHGQDPALQGAAYVTNASHYSAAGAPVIVLGPGDIAQAHTADEWIGNDQLMLAVDIYRNLMTR, from the coding sequence ATCCGTTCCGCCTGGCGTTCCGCGACGGACGGCTCCACGGGCGCGGAGCGTGCGACACGAAGGGATCAGGGGCCGCGATGTTGTGGGCGTTGCGCGACTACGCGCCGGCCCGATCACCGCCGCAACGTTGCGGTCGTTTTCACGGTCGATGAGGAAGCGCGGATGTCCGGCGCCCGGGCCTTCGCGGAGGGAGCGCTGCGCGATTTTTTGCCGACGTTGGAAGGCATGGTCGTCGGCGAGCCGACACGGCTGCGTCCGGTGACCGCGCACAATGGCGTGGTGCGTTGGAAGACGAGCACGCGCGGCGTGGCGGCGCATTCCTCGGTGCCGGCGAAGGGGCGATCGGCGATCTCGGCCCTGCGGCCCGTGCTCGCCGCGCTCGAGGACGATTACGCGCGGACCGCCGAAAAATCCCACGCGCTGACGGGCAATGCCGCCTTCAGTGTGAATGTCATTCGCGGCGGATCGCAGGTGAACGTGATTCCCGACCGCTGCGAAATCGAATGTGACCGTCGCCTCGTGCCGGGAGAGCCAGTGCGCGAAGTGCTGGCGGAGCGCGATCGATGCCTTGCCGGCTTTGCGGTCGAGCATTCCGACCTTTACGTTGTTCCGCCGCTCGACGATGCCCGGCCGCCCCAGTTTCTCGGCGATCTCCAGCAAGTGCTGGCGGCGCATGGGCAAGATCCAGCGCTGCAGGGAGCCGCTTACGTGACGAACGCGAGCCACTACTCCGCGGCAGGCGCTCCAGTGATCGTGCTGGGGCCCGGAGATATCGCCCAAGCTCACACCGCGGATGAGTGGATTGGGAACGATCAGCTGATGCTGGCAGTCGACATCTATCGGAACCTGATGACGCGATGA
- a CDS encoding NAD-dependent epimerase/dehydratase family protein codes for MKTAATGRNAPANLPCAPEAIDAFLSQPADTVLRCLAHQRGPFLALGAGGKMGLHLCAMLRTALRSLGRTDPVIAVSRFTSLRDREDFHAFGVETIAGDLHDEAFLRTLPDAPSVFFLAGVKFGTATSPELLQQMNVEMPRKVARRFATSRLVAFSTGCVYPFVTPASGGATEATPLAPVGDYAASCAGRERAFLETPGCHATLVRLNYSVEFRYGLLLDIALKVARSEPVDLRMGYCNVIWQSDAIAHAIQCLDLSACPARPLNLTGPEILSVRALAESFGRLLERPVNFQGEPAATAWLNNASLSHRLFGRPTVSTEQMIHWVASWVRADHVTWGKPTGFENREGKF; via the coding sequence ATGAAAACCGCGGCCACCGGACGCAACGCGCCCGCGAACCTCCCCTGCGCGCCGGAAGCGATCGACGCGTTCCTCAGCCAGCCGGCCGACACCGTGCTCCGCTGCCTCGCGCACCAGCGCGGCCCGTTCCTCGCGCTCGGCGCCGGCGGCAAGATGGGGTTGCACCTCTGCGCGATGCTGCGCACCGCCTTGCGGAGCCTGGGCCGCACTGATCCGGTGATTGCGGTGTCGCGCTTCACGAGCCTGCGCGATCGGGAGGACTTCCACGCGTTCGGCGTCGAGACCATCGCGGGCGACCTCCACGACGAGGCGTTCCTGCGCACGCTGCCGGACGCGCCGTCCGTCTTTTTCCTCGCGGGCGTGAAATTCGGCACGGCGACGTCGCCGGAACTGCTGCAACAGATGAACGTCGAGATGCCGCGCAAAGTGGCGCGCCGCTTCGCCACGTCGCGCCTCGTCGCGTTTTCGACCGGTTGCGTCTACCCGTTCGTCACGCCGGCCAGCGGCGGCGCCACGGAGGCCACGCCGCTCGCGCCGGTGGGCGACTACGCCGCTTCCTGCGCCGGCCGGGAGCGCGCGTTTCTCGAAACGCCTGGCTGTCACGCCACGCTCGTGCGGCTGAACTACTCCGTGGAATTTCGTTACGGGTTGCTGCTCGATATCGCGCTCAAGGTGGCGCGCAGCGAGCCGGTCGATCTCCGCATGGGATACTGCAACGTCATCTGGCAAAGCGACGCCATCGCGCACGCCATCCAATGCCTCGATCTTTCGGCGTGCCCGGCCCGACCGCTCAACCTCACCGGCCCGGAGATCCTGAGCGTTCGCGCGCTCGCCGAGTCGTTCGGTCGCCTGCTGGAGCGTCCGGTCAACTTCCAAGGCGAGCCTGCGGCCACCGCGTGGCTGAACAACGCTTCCCTCTCCCATCGCCTCTTCGGCCGCCCCACCGTTTCCACCGAGCAGATGATCCACTGGGTCGCGAGTTGGGTGCGCGCGGACCATGTCACGTGGGGCAAGCCCACCGGTTTTGAAAATCGCGAAGGAAAATTCTGA
- a CDS encoding dihydrodipicolinate synthase family protein, which yields MQIKNASALRAHLLEGHVIPALPLALTADRKWDERHERALVRYYLDAGVGGLAVGVHSTQFAIRDAAHGLYEPVLRLAATTARAWGSDRAKRCALIAGLCGKTAQAVAEATTARAHGYHAGLLSLGAWNAAPEGEILEHCRVVARHIPLIGFYLQPAVGGRRFSYRFWCEFAEIPELVAIKIAPFNRYGTIDVVRAVSAAGRHDVALYTGNDDNIIADLLTRFDFGHGPRFISGGLLGQWGVWTERAVALLERIKSDRTRAEQAADWNTRNAQLTDANATIFDAANGFAGCIPGIHEVLRRQGLLVSTACLDPHEQLSTGQADEISRVAAAYPWLVDDAFVAANLTRWLA from the coding sequence ATGCAGATCAAAAACGCATCCGCCCTCCGCGCGCATCTCCTCGAAGGACACGTCATCCCCGCCCTGCCGCTGGCGCTGACCGCCGACCGCAAATGGGACGAGCGGCACGAGCGCGCGCTGGTCCGCTACTACCTCGATGCTGGCGTGGGCGGCCTCGCCGTCGGCGTGCACTCGACGCAATTCGCGATCCGCGATGCCGCGCACGGACTCTACGAGCCAGTGTTGCGCCTCGCAGCCACGACGGCCCGCGCGTGGGGTTCCGATCGCGCGAAACGCTGCGCGCTTATCGCCGGCCTCTGCGGAAAAACGGCCCAAGCCGTCGCCGAAGCGACCACGGCCCGCGCGCACGGCTATCACGCCGGGCTCCTCAGCCTCGGTGCGTGGAACGCCGCGCCCGAAGGCGAAATCCTCGAACACTGCCGGGTGGTCGCACGCCACATTCCGCTGATCGGCTTCTATCTGCAGCCCGCGGTCGGCGGCCGGCGGTTTTCCTACCGTTTCTGGTGCGAGTTCGCCGAGATTCCCGAACTGGTCGCGATCAAGATCGCGCCGTTCAACCGCTACGGCACGATTGATGTCGTGCGTGCCGTCAGCGCGGCGGGACGTCACGACGTCGCACTCTACACGGGCAACGACGACAACATCATCGCCGACCTGCTCACGCGCTTCGATTTCGGCCACGGACCGCGCTTCATCTCCGGCGGCTTGCTTGGGCAATGGGGCGTGTGGACGGAGCGCGCGGTGGCGCTCCTCGAGCGAATCAAGAGCGACCGCACCCGTGCGGAGCAGGCAGCGGACTGGAACACGAGGAACGCTCAGCTGACCGACGCAAACGCGACGATCTTCGACGCGGCGAACGGTTTTGCCGGCTGCATTCCCGGCATTCACGAGGTGCTGCGCCGTCAGGGCCTGCTGGTTTCCACGGCGTGTCTCGATCCGCACGAACAACTCTCCACCGGACAGGCCGATGAAATCTCGCGCGTCGCCGCAGCTTATCCGTGGCTCGTGGACGATGCATTCGTGGCCGCGAACTTGACGCGCTGGCTCGCCTAG
- a CDS encoding TetR family transcriptional regulator, translating to MAKKNGGVRNPDRTRRRLLAAAIRLFARQGYDGVSVDQIVAAAKANKRMVYHYFGDKTGIYRAAFDDVYRRLEKLEFHAVESGATPTARLTKLLAAYFDFLDANPEFVRLLLWENLAKGRQLAARRKVLDKNPFLQRFRAITEDGIARGEFRAELDVTHLLINLIGLCFIYHSNRFSLSQSLAVDLDDPKVKQAALRQVLALVFSGIAKR from the coding sequence ATGGCGAAAAAGAACGGAGGCGTCCGAAATCCCGATCGCACGCGGCGACGATTGCTTGCCGCGGCGATTCGTTTGTTCGCGCGTCAGGGTTACGACGGCGTCTCGGTCGATCAGATCGTCGCGGCGGCCAAGGCGAACAAGCGCATGGTCTATCACTATTTTGGCGACAAGACCGGCATCTACCGCGCCGCGTTCGACGACGTGTATCGCCGGCTGGAAAAGCTGGAGTTCCACGCGGTCGAGTCCGGGGCCACGCCGACAGCGCGCCTCACGAAACTGTTGGCAGCCTATTTCGATTTTCTCGACGCCAATCCCGAGTTCGTGCGCTTGCTCCTCTGGGAAAATCTGGCGAAAGGGCGGCAGCTCGCGGCGCGCCGAAAGGTGCTGGATAAAAATCCGTTCCTGCAGCGATTTCGCGCGATCACGGAGGATGGCATCGCGCGCGGAGAATTTCGGGCGGAGCTCGATGTGACGCATCTGCTGATCAACCTGATCGGCCTTTGCTTCATCTATCACTCCAACCGGTTCTCGCTGTCGCAAAGTCTCGCCGTCGATCTCGACGATCCCAAGGTGAAGCAGGCGGCGCTGCGTCAGGTGCTCGCGCTCGTCTTCTCCGGCATCGCGAAGCGTTGA
- a CDS encoding N-acetylglucosamine-6-phosphate deacetylase gives MNDARLAPDATTEPRGFFDLQVNGFGGVDFQRDELTAAELGVAVKRLRQFRTSRILLTLITDDVERMCRKLERIERWCRADPTVAETIVGYHLEGPWLRPEPGFCGAHDPRRMCDPTVRDLERLLAAGGGRVRLVTLAPELPGATETIAHAVQRGVRVSAGHTDADDRDIDRAIAAGLSLCTHVGNGVPAQLHRHDNIIQRLLARDELTAIFIPDGIHVPRAVLKNFVRAKPRDKVWFTTDCMAAAGAGPGRYTLGALTTEVGADGIVRQPGQASAFAGSSLTMDAAYRNVREFLGWSEAEAMAACSTRVAEALGL, from the coding sequence ATGAACGACGCACGTCTTGCACCGGATGCGACGACCGAGCCGCGTGGTTTTTTCGATCTGCAGGTCAACGGATTCGGCGGGGTCGATTTCCAGCGCGACGAGCTGACGGCAGCCGAGCTCGGTGTCGCGGTTAAACGCCTGCGGCAGTTCCGCACGTCGCGGATTCTTCTGACGCTCATCACGGACGACGTGGAGCGGATGTGCCGCAAGCTGGAGCGCATCGAGCGATGGTGCCGCGCCGACCCGACGGTTGCGGAGACCATCGTCGGGTATCATCTCGAGGGCCCGTGGTTGCGGCCGGAGCCTGGTTTTTGCGGTGCGCACGATCCGCGACGGATGTGCGATCCTACAGTGCGCGACCTCGAACGCCTGCTGGCGGCGGGGGGGGGCCGCGTGCGGCTCGTGACCTTGGCGCCGGAGTTGCCAGGCGCGACGGAAACGATCGCCCACGCCGTGCAGCGGGGCGTGCGTGTGTCGGCGGGACACACGGATGCGGACGATCGTGATATCGACCGCGCGATCGCGGCCGGCCTCAGCCTTTGCACCCACGTGGGCAACGGGGTGCCGGCCCAGCTGCATCGACACGACAACATCATCCAGCGCTTGCTCGCCCGCGACGAGCTCACCGCCATTTTCATACCCGATGGAATCCATGTGCCGCGCGCGGTCTTGAAGAATTTCGTGCGCGCGAAACCGCGGGACAAAGTCTGGTTCACGACCGATTGCATGGCCGCCGCGGGCGCCGGCCCCGGTCGCTACACGCTCGGCGCGCTGACTACGGAAGTGGGCGCCGACGGCATCGTCCGGCAGCCCGGGCAAGCGTCCGCGTTCGCCGGCTCCTCGCTGACGATGGATGCGGCCTATCGCAACGTGCGGGAATTTCTGGGGTGGTCGGAGGCGGAGGCGATGGCGGCCTGCTCGACGCGCGTGGCGGAGGCGCTGGGGTTATAG
- a CDS encoding glucosamine-6-phosphate deaminase — protein sequence MSRNPTDRNASAPLNVDVRASAAELGQAAAAKAAEILTRAIATHGRARVLLATGNSQIELAARLMAADLAWDKVEAFHLDEYVGIPANHSASFRRWIKTRYADRAPFRSVEYLNGNAADPHEEARRYAQLLDAAPIDLAFVGFGENGHIAFNDPPVADFNDPLTVKQVELDQACRMQQVNEKHFPDLASVPRYALTVTCSALLRARHWVCSVPDLRKADAVRGALEGPLATACPASAVRTHPAAFIFLDRDSASRLTRPFPVAS from the coding sequence ATGTCTCGGAACCCGACTGACCGCAACGCCTCCGCCCCCCTGAATGTCGACGTCCGCGCCAGTGCGGCGGAACTCGGTCAAGCCGCCGCGGCGAAGGCCGCGGAAATCCTCACCCGCGCCATCGCCACGCACGGCCGCGCCCGCGTCCTGCTCGCGACGGGCAACTCCCAAATCGAACTCGCCGCGCGCCTCATGGCCGCGGACCTCGCGTGGGACAAGGTCGAGGCCTTCCACCTCGACGAATACGTCGGCATCCCCGCGAATCACTCGGCGAGCTTCCGGCGCTGGATCAAGACCCGCTACGCCGATCGCGCACCGTTTCGCTCCGTCGAATATCTCAACGGCAATGCTGCCGATCCGCACGAGGAAGCCCGGCGCTATGCGCAGCTGCTCGACGCCGCGCCCATCGACCTCGCCTTCGTCGGCTTTGGCGAGAACGGCCACATTGCCTTCAACGATCCGCCGGTCGCCGACTTCAACGACCCGCTCACGGTCAAGCAGGTCGAACTCGATCAGGCCTGCCGCATGCAACAGGTGAACGAGAAACATTTTCCGGACCTCGCCAGTGTGCCGCGCTATGCGCTGACCGTCACGTGCTCCGCGCTGCTGCGCGCGCGGCACTGGGTTTGCTCCGTGCCGGATCTGCGGAAAGCCGACGCCGTGCGCGGCGCGCTGGAAGGCCCGCTGGCCACCGCCTGCCCGGCCTCGGCCGTGCGGACGCACCCAGCCGCCTTCATCTTTCTCGACCGCGACTCCGCGTCGCGCCTCACGCGTCCGTTCCCCGTCGCTAGCTGA
- a CDS encoding Gfo/Idh/MocA family oxidoreductase, with amino-acid sequence MTKKKFAVVGTGSRITTFIDPIVERYSDVCALVGLCDTSETRRTYHQQRLSQAYGIAPVPTYADFDLMLREQKPDVVVVCTPDYLHHIFIVKSLEAGADVISEKPLTIDAPKYNEIAAAIARTGKSVRTTFNYRWTPGITKVRQLIAEGAVGRIKHIDFEYRLNTSHGADYFRRWHSRKEYSGGLLLHKSTHHFDLINWMLDAIPARVFAFGDLVFYGKWNALARGQQGLTAYPRYTGSAGAKADPFSLHLDQDPTLKALYLDAEPDNGYIRDQNVFRDDIDIEDSMSVLIKYRTGEMVTYSLNAFCPNEGYRVSITGDAGRIEYTEDHASHIMTGDKDIKSEGEHVMRGTVQRLFQAPEEFTVPAVPGNHCGSDTLLQEQMFSAQPPPDLLHRNAGHEQGAASILIGAAANISIATGQAVDIATLAPLRPGCQRLHELT; translated from the coding sequence ATGACCAAGAAAAAATTTGCCGTCGTCGGCACCGGCAGCCGCATCACCACGTTCATCGATCCGATCGTGGAGCGTTATTCGGACGTCTGCGCTCTCGTGGGCCTGTGCGACACCAGTGAAACGCGGCGGACTTATCATCAGCAGCGCCTCAGCCAGGCCTACGGCATCGCGCCCGTTCCCACCTACGCGGACTTCGATCTCATGCTGCGCGAGCAGAAGCCCGACGTCGTGGTCGTGTGCACGCCGGACTACCTCCATCATATCTTCATCGTGAAGTCGCTCGAAGCGGGCGCGGATGTCATCTCCGAAAAGCCGCTCACGATCGACGCGCCCAAATACAACGAAATCGCCGCCGCGATCGCGCGGACCGGCAAGAGCGTCCGCACGACGTTCAACTACCGCTGGACTCCGGGCATCACGAAAGTGCGCCAGCTCATCGCAGAGGGAGCCGTCGGCCGCATCAAGCACATCGATTTCGAATACCGCCTGAACACCTCGCACGGCGCCGATTACTTCCGCCGCTGGCACAGCCGGAAGGAATACTCCGGCGGGTTGCTGCTGCATAAATCCACCCATCACTTCGACCTGATCAACTGGATGCTCGATGCCATCCCGGCCCGCGTCTTCGCGTTCGGCGATCTCGTTTTCTATGGCAAATGGAACGCGCTCGCGCGCGGGCAGCAGGGCCTGACCGCCTATCCTCGCTACACCGGTTCCGCCGGCGCGAAAGCCGATCCGTTCAGCCTGCACCTCGACCAGGACCCGACCCTGAAGGCTCTCTATTTGGACGCCGAACCGGACAACGGCTACATCCGCGACCAAAACGTGTTTCGCGACGACATCGACATCGAGGATTCGATGAGCGTGCTGATCAAATACCGCACGGGAGAAATGGTGACGTATTCGCTCAACGCCTTTTGCCCGAACGAGGGTTACCGCGTCTCGATCACGGGCGACGCCGGTCGCATCGAATACACCGAAGATCACGCCTCGCACATCATGACCGGCGACAAAGACATCAAGTCCGAGGGCGAACACGTCATGCGCGGCACGGTGCAGCGGCTTTTCCAGGCGCCGGAGGAATTCACCGTGCCCGCGGTGCCGGGCAATCATTGTGGCAGCGATACGCTGCTGCAGGAGCAGATGTTCAGCGCGCAACCTCCGCCCGATCTCCTCCATCGCAACGCGGGCCACGAACAGGGCGCGGCTTCGATTCTCATCGGCGCGGCAGCGAACATCTCCATCGCGACCGGCCAGGCCGTGGACATTGCGACGCTCGCGCCGCTCCGTCCGGGCTGCCAGCGCCTGCACGAACTCACGTGA